The Syntrophotalea acetylenivorans genome contains the following window.
ATTGGCTGGGTTTCAAGGTAGAACGGAAATTTCTCCCGCTCTACTTGAAGATCATGCTGTTGGTCGCCGGTGGCATCTCCATCCTGTTTTTTTTCAACAGCCTGTTGTTGAAATCGCAAGTGAAAAGGCGCACGGCTCAATTGCGTCAAAGCGAAGAACGCCTGTCCGCCACATTGAGTTCTATCGGTGACGGGGTAATCAGCACCGACAGGGCAGGGCGGATCGTCAGCCTTAACGGGGTGGCTGAAGAGCTGACCGGATGGAAGGCCGGCGAAGCGGTGGGGCGCTCCATCCAGGAAATATTTCCCATCGTCAACGCCAAAACCCGAACCGTGGTGGAAAACCCGGTGGAAGAGTGCCTTCGAGAGGGCCTGAGTGTAGACCTTGCCAATCACACCTTACTTCTCCGTCGTGACGGCACCGAATGCCATATCGCCGATAGTTGCGCCCCTATCCTTGATCTGAGCGGTGCGGTGATCGGTGCGGTTCTGGTCTTCCGCGATGTTACCAAGGAATATCGCCATCGTCAGCAATTGCGGGATGAAAGGGAGCGTTTGGCCAGTGTACTGTGGGGGACGGGAGTGGGCACCTGGGAATGGAATATTAAAACCGGCGAGACGTGCTTCAACGATCGTTGGGCCGATATGATCGGGTATACGTTGGCGGAAATCTCCCCCGTCAGCATCAAAGCCTGGGAAAGACTTTTACATCCTGAAGATAGTCAGAGGGTCGAAGAGGCTTTGCAGTGCCATTTCCGTGGAGAAACCGACTATTTCGAATGTGAATGCCGCTTGAGACATAAAGCAGGCCATTGGATTTGGATTCTTTCTCGGGGGAAAATTACTTCCCGGACCGAAGAAGGGCAGCCCTTTCGGATGGTCGGAACTCATTTGGATATTACCGCTCGCAAGCAAGCCGAAGAGACGTTGCGGTTAAGCGAAGAGCGACTTCAAAGCGTTTTTCGAGTGGCCCCTGCAGGGATTGGGGTGGTGCGTAATCGAGTTCTGTTAGAGGTTAACCAACGCATCTCTGAAATGACGGGATATCTCCCCAAGGAGCTCATCGGCAACAGCTCTCGAATGTTGTATCCCTCTCAGAAAGATTATGAAGCTGCTGGCAAGCCGAAGTACGATCAAATAAAGGCAATGGGCACCGGGGTTGTTGAGACCCGATGGCAACGAAAAGACGGCAGCATAAGAGATGTCTGGTTGGCTTCGGCCCCTTTGGATCCAAATGATCTATCGCAGGGGGTCACTTTCACCGCACTCGACATTACGGACCACAAAAGGGCCGAGAAAGCCCTGACCGAAAGCGAGGCTCGCTACCGTAGTCTCTTTGAGAACAATCATGCGGTCATGCTGGTACTGGATCCGGCAACCGGTGCAGTAGTTGATGCCAACCCGGCGGCGGCCTCTTGGTATGGCTGGAGTCGGGAGGAACTCTGCAAAAAAAACATCAGTGATATCAATACCCTTTTGAGGCAGGAGGAACTGTTGTCGGAGCTTGACCGGGCGCACAGGCAGCAGGCCGGTCATTTTTTGTTCCGCCATCGTAGGGCCGACGGATCGGTACGAGATGTAGAAGTTTTCAGTGGTCCGGTACTGGTTTCTGGTCGATCGCTGCTCTATTCCATTATTCATGACATTACCGACAAGAAACGGACCGAAGATGCGCTGGAGAAGCGGATTCTGGCATTGACACGCCCGCTGGACGACGCTATCTGCATGACCTTTGAAGAATTATTTAATTTAGAAGATATTCAACGCCTTCAGGACGATTTCGCCAAGGCTACCGGTGTCGCTTCGGTCATTATTACCCCGGATGGTGCACCGATCACCATGCCGAGCAATTTCCACCATCTCTGCCGGGAGATCGTTCAGGGAACAGACAAAGGTACGGTGAGTTGCCGTCGTTCCCAGGTTTTATTGGGGCGGCCTGCCGCTCAGGGGCCAACACTTTCCAAGTGTCTGACCGCTGGCCTCATGAATGCGGGCGCTTCCATTCTGGTAGGAGGCTGCCATATCGCGACCTGGATTGTTGAACAGGTACGTGATCCAGGCCAAACCGAGGCAGATTTGCGGGCCCATGTCCTGGAAATCGGGGCTGACGAAAACGCCATGGTTGAGGCTTTTCGGGAACTTCCCGTTATGCCCCGGGAGCAGTTCAAACAAGTCGCACAGGCTTTATATACCCTGGCTAATCAATTGTCGGTTTCTGCTTACCAGAACATTCAGCAAGCCCGATTTATTACCGAACAAAAACAGGATCAAGAAAAGATAGCTTTTTTGGCTCATCATGATCAGTTGACCGGACTGCCCAATCGTACTTTGCTTGCAGAGCATTTCGAGTGTGCCGCAGGGCATGCCCTGCGGACCGATACCAAAATGGCCTTGTGTGTTCTGGACCTTGACGGCTTCAAGTCTATCAACGATTCCCATGGGCATCTTCAGGGAGACCAATTGTTGTGCGATGTCGCCGAACGACTCCTTGAGGCCGTCCGGACCAGTGATACGGTGTGCCGCATCGGCGGTGATGAATTTGTTCTTCTTTTCACTGACCTTCAGAAAACCGCTGCGGTATCAGCCTTGATTCACAAGGTGCTTGAATGTTTTGAACCGGTTTTCAATCTTGAGGGGGTGCCTCATGCTATTAGTGCCAGTTTGGGGGTAGCAGTTTTCCCCGTAGATGGTGACGACTTTTCAACTCTGTTCGAACACGCTGATGCCGCCATGTATTTTGCCAAAGAGTCCGGACGCAACAACGTTCAGTTTTTCCGGCAGGAGATCAACCAGCGGATACAGCATCGTTTGACAATCGAGAAAGAATTGCGCCATGCCCTTCAGTTCGATGAACTGGAATTACATTATCAGCCCATTATCAAATTGCCTGGCATGCAAATCGCCGGCATGGAGGCCTTGGTTCGCTGGCGCCATCCGATCAATGGTTTGATTCCACCAAACCAGTTTATTCCGGTGGCCGAAGATTCCAATCTCATCGTTGCTCTCGGTGAGTGGGTTCTTAAATCCGCATGCCGGGACATGAAGCATTGGCGAGACCTGGGGCTGCCGGAATTGTCGGTCTCCGTCAACGTTTCGGCCCGGCAGATCTTTGACAGGGATTTTGCGGGCTTCGTAGAACAGACACTCATTGAGTACTCCCTGCCGCCGCATCAACTGGTTTTGGAAGTAACGGAAAATATTTTTCTGGAGAGCTCCAACTCGGTGGAATCGGTTATGAATCATCTTAAAGATATCGGTGTCGGCCTCAGCCTGGATGATTTTGGCACTGGATATTCCAGCCTTAGTTATTTGAAGCGATTCCGCATCGACAAGCTGAAAATCGATCGTTCGTTCATGGAGCAGGTTTGCCATAGCCAACAAGATGCCATCCTGGTTAAAACCATCATTCGGATGGCTCAGAACCTGGGTATGCGTGTTGTTTCCGAAGGGGTGGAAACTGAGGATCAGGTTCAATTTCTGATTGAGCAGGGCTGCGAACTCGCCCAGGGCTTTTTCTTCAGCAAACCTTTGCCCCTTGCTGCGATACAAGAGGTGCTGAAACGGCCAGAGCCTTACAGGTCAAAATTCCCTCAAGCCCCTGGAGTCATTTGAACTTGCCGGTTTAGACACTATGTTTTTTCGGTGGAGCAGGCAAAGACCACGAGGTATCACGAGGTGTTTACCAGATTCAGCCGAAATACATTCGCCAGAGCAGATCGAATCGTCCATGTTTAACGAGGTAAGGGCCGCTAAAGGACATCACTTCTCGAATTTCCTCACGTTTCGTCTGGGTGTAACAGTTTTTCGGACATCGACGACAGGTCGGTTTCGGGTCGAGGGGGCAGCGTAAGCGGCGGGAAACGGCATAGTTTAAAAGCTCTTGGCATTCGTTGCAGTAGGTATGACGATCAAACTCCGGCACAGGTACGGGCAGCTCCTTTGGCGTAAACCTATTTTTTGTGCCCTGGTGGTGGTTCCGGCAGTAGATCGCGGTAAACAGAGCCAGTGTTTTAAGGTCGCGGCGTAGTTTCCTCTGCTTAAGGAGGTTATGTAGTCTGTTTGTCGGTTTCATGTAAGTCATGTTAACCTGTTTTGGTGAAAGAGGCTTTGATTTCTATCAACTATAAGGTTGCACATAAAAGGGGCCAACAATGATTATCCGTGACAAACTATATATTGACGGGCAATGGGTTGCTGCGCAGGGTCAGGAAAAACACCCGGTTGTCAACCCGGCTACCGAAGAGATAATCGCCATGGTGCCGGCCAGCGGAGAGCAGGATGTTGATGACGCAGTCCGTGCGGCCCGGGCCGCTTTTACCGAATGGGGCAATACTTCTGTAGCTCAACGGGCCGCCTGGTTGAAAAAGTTGGCGGAAGGGCTGCAAGCAAGGTCCGAAGAGCTGGCTGCGACGATTACTGCTGAACTCGGGATGCCTCTGAAGTTCTCCCAGAGGATTCAGTCCGCTTTACCCATTGCCAATATGGAATTCTACGCCGGTCTGAGCGAGGATTTTGCAGAAGAGCGAATTGGGAACTCATTGGTGGTACGGGAGCCGGTTGGTGTGGTCGCCTGTATCACTCCGTGGAACTATCCGCTGCATCAGATTGTGGCCAAAGTCGCCCCGGCACTGCTGGCTGGCTGTACCGTAGTTCTCAAGCCAAGCGAAGAAACTCCCTTGAATGCATTTTTGCTGGCAGAGGTTGTTGCTGAGGCGGGTTTGCCCGCCGGGGTCTTCAACCTGATCAGCGGTT
Protein-coding sequences here:
- a CDS encoding EAL domain-containing protein, with translation MPIIRRVVLFVLFLLFFPGLVQAAQKQLRVGIFPFEPINYLDENKQAQGLNPALLNRMAEEHDWQLTFVGGSWAEGLARLQNGDIDLVMSAAYSQRRAEVLDYTVQPTVELWGQVFVKPGASEVNISALAGQPVAIMRHDISGQNFIQMTKKLGVDPHIRELPHFSDVFAAVQNGEVAAGVAPQHYGLRHAKEYDLVPSSIQFSPFSIYFVSKKGQHAELLRQIDQTLFRWKNDKDSFYYRQLAYWLGFKVERKFLPLYLKIMLLVAGGISILFFFNSLLLKSQVKRRTAQLRQSEERLSATLSSIGDGVISTDRAGRIVSLNGVAEELTGWKAGEAVGRSIQEIFPIVNAKTRTVVENPVEECLREGLSVDLANHTLLLRRDGTECHIADSCAPILDLSGAVIGAVLVFRDVTKEYRHRQQLRDERERLASVLWGTGVGTWEWNIKTGETCFNDRWADMIGYTLAEISPVSIKAWERLLHPEDSQRVEEALQCHFRGETDYFECECRLRHKAGHWIWILSRGKITSRTEEGQPFRMVGTHLDITARKQAEETLRLSEERLQSVFRVAPAGIGVVRNRVLLEVNQRISEMTGYLPKELIGNSSRMLYPSQKDYEAAGKPKYDQIKAMGTGVVETRWQRKDGSIRDVWLASAPLDPNDLSQGVTFTALDITDHKRAEKALTESEARYRSLFENNHAVMLVLDPATGAVVDANPAAASWYGWSREELCKKNISDINTLLRQEELLSELDRAHRQQAGHFLFRHRRADGSVRDVEVFSGPVLVSGRSLLYSIIHDITDKKRTEDALEKRILALTRPLDDAICMTFEELFNLEDIQRLQDDFAKATGVASVIITPDGAPITMPSNFHHLCREIVQGTDKGTVSCRRSQVLLGRPAAQGPTLSKCLTAGLMNAGASILVGGCHIATWIVEQVRDPGQTEADLRAHVLEIGADENAMVEAFRELPVMPREQFKQVAQALYTLANQLSVSAYQNIQQARFITEQKQDQEKIAFLAHHDQLTGLPNRTLLAEHFECAAGHALRTDTKMALCVLDLDGFKSINDSHGHLQGDQLLCDVAERLLEAVRTSDTVCRIGGDEFVLLFTDLQKTAAVSALIHKVLECFEPVFNLEGVPHAISASLGVAVFPVDGDDFSTLFEHADAAMYFAKESGRNNVQFFRQEINQRIQHRLTIEKELRHALQFDELELHYQPIIKLPGMQIAGMEALVRWRHPINGLIPPNQFIPVAEDSNLIVALGEWVLKSACRDMKHWRDLGLPELSVSVNVSARQIFDRDFAGFVEQTLIEYSLPPHQLVLEVTENIFLESSNSVESVMNHLKDIGVGLSLDDFGTGYSSLSYLKRFRIDKLKIDRSFMEQVCHSQQDAILVKTIIRMAQNLGMRVVSEGVETEDQVQFLIEQGCELAQGFFFSKPLPLAAIQEVLKRPEPYRSKFPQAPGVI
- a CDS encoding nitrous oxide-stimulated promoter family protein, translated to MTYMKPTNRLHNLLKQRKLRRDLKTLALFTAIYCRNHHQGTKNRFTPKELPVPVPEFDRHTYCNECQELLNYAVSRRLRCPLDPKPTCRRCPKNCYTQTKREEIREVMSFSGPYLVKHGRFDLLWRMYFG